The Oscarella lobularis chromosome 4, ooOscLobu1.1, whole genome shotgun sequence nucleotide sequence CAATAGGTGGGAGAAATCGACACGCCAAGAAGTAGACATTTTGACTGAGTGTGTCGTAGGgttcttttgaagaaaattgccGCGGTGGCAATAGACGACTTGCATCGCGTCGGCGAGACGTACGTGAAGGTCCTCTTCGACGCCAGTAAGTCAAAGTGCGCAATATGCTGCAACCCGTCAAAAGTAGACGAAATCAAGGACGCCTTCGAGAGGCAAGACAACGCGCGGTATCACGTATCTACATGCAGCATGTATGGCGTTATGCGTTTAGAGATCTGGAAGTCATCCAATGCAACTGAACTTTTATTGAGTGACAGCTGCATTTCCATATCATGCATGGAAACTACGTGTCATTTGATTATTGTGTTGGACAGAGTGGGAACGCGACAGACGCCCTTTCCTTTTACTATGAACGGGTCGCCTTTGTACGCCGGAATGCAATCGTCGGTTGAACGAAGATCCGCCTGAATTTTTTCCcaaatctaaagaaaaacgtcacgtGGTATTTCGCCAATTTCTCTCAAatacctttttctttgtgtttAGAATGCTGTCCGGTTCTCCGGGATATTTCTCACAGGTCACTCTGTCGCCGATTTGACTTCCTTCAGGCGGACAGATGATTTCGCACTTTCCATTTTTCCCGTCTTCCGCGCACATGATCATAGCCTCGGAAGGAATACCCCTCATTCTACGAGATTCCAATGCTCTctccaaaaaataaaaaatatgtTGATCTCACTTGACAGTCTTGAGATTACACAAAAAAATAGCTACTCGATCCTAAGGTATGTCCAGTGGTACTGTGGGCATATGTAGCAAAAAACGACTAACCTGCACATTTTCAATAGGCATGAATGGAACCAATCCGCTGCATACTGTCCTTGGTTTTTCCTCGCCAATATCGACTATCACAGTTttacaaaaatcaaaaaaaaattcaatatctCTTTTTACCTTCTTCCACGAACAAGGTATCCGCCTCGGGGTGTTTTCGAACCGAAAGGATTTTACCGACTCGTATATTGAGCCGCGACACGTCCACGGGCCCTGCAAGTCAGAATTGGCGCAAAAGGTCTCGGTTTCGTCTGGCAATACGCACGCTCTGGTGGCTGGGGAGACGGctccttctttttcgccgGCTTTTTGACTGCTTTTTTTCCTGTCGATTTGTCATCAACAGTGACCGGATTCGACGGAGCTGGTGCCGGCGGTTTTGCGGCGGCCACAGGAGTCTCAAACGATACGGATTCGTTTGTCAGTCCCGTTCCAACGTAAGCGTTAATCGGTGGCGGTTCGTTGTAGACAGGAGGCTTTGATCCCGGGCGGGGAAGAGGAACCTGGGGGCCTTAGAGGAACGAATCCGGGTGTTCCATGGGGACTCCATGCGCCAATTCGCGTTCTTACTCTTGTTCTGCGCTTCTAAGTCGTTCAGCTCTTTTTTCAGGCCGTCGACTTCGGCTTGaaggacgtcgttttcgcttct carries:
- the LOC136186638 gene encoding aminoacyl tRNA synthase complex-interacting multifunctional protein 1-like, translated to MDSAQLEERARQAEEAIEFLKNRLESLNAKAASLGIGKECDEVWRLRSENDVLQAEVDGLKKELNDLEAQNKSPQVPLPRPGSKPPVYNEPPPINAYVGTGLTNESVSFETPVAAAKPPAPAPSNPVTVDDKSTGKKAVKKPAKKKEPSPQPPERPVDVSRLNIRVGKILSVRKHPEADTLFVEEVDIGEEKPRTVCSGLVPFMPIENVQDRVAIFLCNLKTVKMRGIPSEAMIMCAEDGKNGKCEIICPPEGSQIGDRVTCEKYPGEPDSILNTKKKIWEKIQADLRSTDDCIPAYKGDPFIVKGKGVCRVPTLSNTIIK